In one window of Candidatus Zixiibacteriota bacterium DNA:
- the sat gene encoding sulfate adenylyltransferase, which translates to MGKSNLISPHGSPELKILLLEGKEREAELMRAQSLPKVVMTSRETGDLIMLGIGGFTPLDGFMGQADWKGVCKDMKMASGIFWPIPVTLSHDQKLNPGTEICLISGETNEVMGTMKVTESYQIDKEFECKNVFATTDSEHPGVQMVMAQKPWNIAGPVKVLSESYFPTEFKGIYQRPAESRKIFEEKGWKTIAALQLRNPMHRSHEYLAKIAIEVSDGLYIHQLVGQLKPGDIPADVRVRCIDKLVELYFDKERVLQGGYPLDMRYAGPREGLLHALFRQNFGCTHMIIGRDHAGVGNYYGPFDAQEIFHKLWDGALECKMLPIDWTFWCYKCGGMASMKTCPHAKEDRLFLSGTALRKALSEGGDVPVEFSRPEVLDILREYYGGLREEEKVEVKLHGHATGDAKVRK; encoded by the coding sequence AGGGCAAAGAGCGCGAGGCGGAGCTGATGCGGGCGCAGTCGCTTCCCAAGGTGGTGATGACCAGCCGTGAGACCGGCGATCTTATTATGCTCGGGATCGGCGGTTTCACACCTCTGGATGGTTTCATGGGGCAGGCCGATTGGAAAGGTGTCTGCAAGGACATGAAGATGGCCAGCGGCATCTTCTGGCCGATCCCGGTGACACTGTCGCATGACCAGAAGCTCAATCCGGGAACCGAGATCTGCCTGATCTCCGGTGAAACCAACGAAGTCATGGGCACGATGAAGGTGACTGAGTCGTACCAGATCGACAAAGAGTTCGAGTGCAAGAACGTCTTCGCCACCACCGACAGCGAGCATCCGGGCGTGCAGATGGTTATGGCACAGAAGCCATGGAATATCGCCGGCCCGGTAAAGGTACTCTCCGAAAGCTATTTCCCGACTGAGTTCAAAGGCATCTATCAGCGTCCGGCGGAGAGCCGCAAGATTTTCGAGGAAAAGGGCTGGAAGACGATTGCCGCACTGCAATTGCGCAACCCGATGCATCGCTCGCACGAGTATCTGGCCAAGATTGCGATCGAGGTTTCCGACGGCCTGTACATTCATCAGTTGGTCGGTCAATTGAAGCCGGGCGACATACCGGCCGATGTCCGGGTCCGGTGCATCGATAAACTGGTCGAGCTGTATTTTGACAAGGAGCGCGTACTGCAGGGCGGCTACCCGCTCGATATGCGCTATGCCGGCCCCCGCGAGGGGCTGTTGCATGCTCTGTTCCGTCAGAACTTCGGCTGCACGCACATGATTATCGGTCGTGACCATGCCGGAGTGGGCAACTACTACGGCCCGTTCGACGCCCAGGAGATTTTCCACAAGCTCTGGGACGGCGCTCTGGAGTGCAAGATGCTGCCGATCGACTGGACTTTCTGGTGCTACAAGTGCGGCGGGATGGCCTCGATGAAGACCTGCCCTCACGCCAAGGAAGACCGCCTGTTCCTCAGCGGCACCGCGCTGCGCAAGGCGCTTTCCGAGGGCGGCGATGTGCCGGTTGAGTTCAGCCGCCCCGAAGTGCTCGACATTCTGCGCGAATACTATGGAGGTCTACGCGAAGAAGAGAAAGTGGAAGTGAAGCTGCACGGCCACGCTACCGGCGACGCCAAGGTGCGGAAGTAG
- the aprB gene encoding adenylyl-sulfate reductase subunit beta: MPSFVITEKCDGCKALDKTACQYICPNDLMVLNKEQMKAYNQEPEMCWECYSCVKICPVQAVEVRGYADFVPMGANVTPLRSTDSIMWTVKFRNGMLKRFKFPIRTTQEGKAVPSGSYGTANGNLNDHILAQEPEALRLNEVYTIK; the protein is encoded by the coding sequence ATGCCTAGCTTTGTGATCACAGAGAAGTGCGACGGGTGCAAGGCGCTGGACAAGACCGCTTGTCAGTACATTTGTCCCAACGATCTCATGGTCCTGAACAAGGAGCAGATGAAGGCCTACAATCAGGAACCGGAGATGTGCTGGGAGTGCTACAGTTGTGTCAAGATTTGTCCGGTCCAGGCGGTCGAAGTTCGCGGTTACGCTGACTTTGTCCCCATGGGCGCCAATGTGACCCCGTTGCGCTCGACCGATTCCATCATGTGGACGGTCAAATTCCGTAATGGGATGCTGAAGCGGTTCAAGTTCCCGATCCGCACCACCCAGGAGGGTAAAGCGGTTCCGAGCGGCAGCTACGGTACCGCCAACGGCAACCTTAATGACCACATTCTGGCCCAGGAGCCCGAGGCTCTGCGGCTGAATGAAGTGTACACCATCAAGTAG